The Deltaproteobacteria bacterium genomic sequence GAACCGCGGAAGCGCGCGTTCGCGCCGCATGCGGTCCCACGTTAAGAGTCCGTTCGCACAATGGCACCGAGCGAGGCGAACGACACGATGCCGTCCATCCGCAGCGTCACCGTGTATGCCGCCTCCGCACCCGAGGCGCCCGCTCGTCTCCGCGCGGTCGCGCGCGCGCTCGGCGCCGGCATCGCGGCGCGCGGCTGGCTCCTGGTGTACGGCGGCGCGCGGATCGGGCTCATGGGCGAAGTGGCGGACGCCGCGCTCGCCGGCGGCGGGCGGGTGGAAGGCGTCATCCTCGACACCTTCGCGCGGGTCGCCCACGATCGCCTCCACGCGCTCGACACGGTCGGCGACATGCGAAGCCGCAAGGCCGCCCTCGCCCATCGCGGCGACGCCTTCGTCACCCTGCCCGGCGGCTTCGGCACGCTCGAGGAGCTCTCGGAGATCCTGGTCGAGCGCCAGCTCGGCTTCCACGCGAAGCCGCTCGTGCTGGTGAACGTCGACGGCTTCTGGGACCCGCTACTCGCGCTCGTCGACCGGCAGATCGCCGCCGGACTCGTGCGGCCGGCGTATCGCGAGCTCCTGACGGTGGTAGCGGACGCGCGGGCCGCCCTTGCCGCGCTCGACGCGGCGGCCGCGCGCCCCGTGACGGGAGTCGCGCCCGATCTCGGCAAGCTCGAGGGTCGGGGCTAAGCAGCCGACCCGGCCCGTCGGCCGTTCCCCGACGCCGCGCCGCGCTTGTCGCCCTCGGCCCGTGGGATAGTATCCGCCGCCGATCCGGCGCGGCCGCGCCGGCATTCCCAGAGGAGGTCCCACGTGTACAAGATCGCAATCATTCCCGGTGACGGCACCGGCCCGGAGGTCACGGCCGAGGCCGTGAAGGTGCTCGCCGCGGCGGCCAAACGCTCGGGCTTCACGTACGAGACGACGCAGTTCGACTTCGGAGGCGACCGTTACCTTCGCACGAACGAGGTGCTTCCCGAGAGCGCCGTCGGCGATCTCCGCGGCTTCGACGCGATCCTGCTCGGCGCGATCGGCCACCCGGACGTGAAGCCCGGGATCCTCGAGAAGGGGATCCTGCTGCGTCTGCGCTTCGAGCTCGACCTCTACGTCAACCTCCGCCCCGTGAAGCTCTACGAGGGCGTCGAGACGCCCCTCAAGGACAAGGGTCCCGCCGAAGTGGACTTCGTCGTCGTCCGGGAGAACACCGAAGGCCTCTACGCCGGCGCCGGCGGCACGCTGAAGCGCGGCACGCCCGACGAGGTGGCCGTGCAGGAGTCGATCAACACCCGTAAGGGCGTCGAGCGCTGCTTGCGCTACGCGTTCGACTACACCCGCAAGCGGAACCGCCGGAAGACGCTCACCCTCTGCGGCAAGACCAACGTGCTGACCTACGCCTTCGACCTCTGGGAGCGGGCGTTCAACGAGGTCGGGCAGACCGACTACCCGGACGTCAAG encodes the following:
- a CDS encoding 3-isopropylmalate dehydrogenase, yielding MYKIAIIPGDGTGPEVTAEAVKVLAAAAKRSGFTYETTQFDFGGDRYLRTNEVLPESAVGDLRGFDAILLGAIGHPDVKPGILEKGILLRLRFELDLYVNLRPVKLYEGVETPLKDKGPAEVDFVVVRENTEGLYAGAGGTLKRGTPDEVAVQESINTRKGVERCLRYAFDYTRKRNRRKTLTLCGKTNVLTYAFDLWERAFNEVGQTDYPDVKRDYAHVDATCMWMVKNPEWFDVIVTDNMFGDIITDLGAMIQGGMGIAAGGNINPAAVSMFEPIGGSAPKYTGQGVINPMAAIAAAQMLLAHLGETDAATRVDVAIAHVVAKKLKSMQAGKMGYSTSQVGDLVADAVASL
- a CDS encoding TIGR00730 family Rossman fold protein; this translates as MPSIRSVTVYAASAPEAPARLRAVARALGAGIAARGWLLVYGGARIGLMGEVADAALAGGGRVEGVILDTFARVAHDRLHALDTVGDMRSRKAALAHRGDAFVTLPGGFGTLEELSEILVERQLGFHAKPLVLVNVDGFWDPLLALVDRQIAAGLVRPAYRELLTVVADARAALAALDAAAARPVTGVAPDLGKLEGRG